The Candidatus Manganitrophaceae bacterium genome contains a region encoding:
- a CDS encoding leucyl aminopeptidase produces MEITVKQGSVLKAKGEILILTHYEGEDLAKEIASVDKAIGGLIREVIATEGFAGKFLQTTLIRPNGKTGFPRLLIIGLGKRNEVTLDHIRKGMGRAATLVREIELGEISIPVYAKQVRRVSIRDLSQAIIEGVLLGLYQFQRYKTERPNTTEIKNCTLLSSDRKSILDIRIGANRGNRIAEAVRYVRDLCNTPSNMATPSHLAEEAVHIGAEHGMHVEVYDRSEIEKIGMGALLAVAQGTAEPPKFIVLEYEGARTDSSIKQSTRKKKKKPIVLVGKSVTFDSGGVSLKPSDKMELMKYDMSGGATVLGVMRVVAELNLPIHIVALLPATDNMPSGTAVHPGDVVTTLSGKTVEVINTDAEGRLCLADALTYAARYKPAAIIDLATLTGACVVALGQHAIGLMGNDQKLISQIENAGRETGERAWQLPLWESYFNQIKSDVADLKNVGGRGGGAITAGLFLKQFVGKTPWVHLDIAGTAWNHDGGHPYIPKGATGIPLRLLIQFLSNLTMKSGGVSR; encoded by the coding sequence ATGGAAATTACAGTTAAACAGGGTTCTGTACTAAAAGCCAAAGGAGAGATCCTGATCCTTACCCACTATGAGGGGGAAGATCTCGCGAAAGAGATCGCCTCGGTGGATAAGGCCATCGGCGGCCTGATTCGAGAGGTGATCGCAACAGAAGGCTTCGCCGGGAAATTTCTACAAACCACACTCATTCGTCCGAATGGAAAGACGGGTTTTCCACGGCTCCTGATTATTGGACTGGGGAAGCGGAACGAGGTGACGCTCGATCATATCCGAAAAGGGATGGGACGTGCGGCAACACTTGTCCGAGAAATAGAACTGGGCGAAATTTCGATACCAGTTTACGCGAAACAAGTGAGGCGGGTCTCGATTCGTGATTTATCTCAGGCCATAATTGAGGGGGTATTGCTGGGTCTCTATCAATTCCAGCGATATAAGACAGAGCGCCCGAATACAACGGAGATCAAGAACTGCACCCTCTTGAGTTCTGATAGGAAATCCATACTCGATATCCGTATCGGCGCGAATCGTGGAAATCGGATTGCTGAAGCGGTGCGTTATGTTCGGGATCTCTGCAACACGCCTTCCAATATGGCAACGCCGAGTCATCTTGCGGAAGAAGCCGTACACATCGGGGCGGAACATGGCATGCACGTCGAGGTCTATGACCGGTCGGAGATTGAAAAGATCGGCATGGGAGCCCTGCTTGCCGTTGCTCAGGGAACGGCTGAACCTCCCAAATTTATTGTCCTTGAATATGAGGGAGCGCGTACCGATTCCAGCATCAAACAAAGTACGCGAAAGAAGAAAAAAAAGCCGATTGTCCTGGTGGGGAAGTCGGTTACCTTTGACTCTGGAGGGGTCTCCCTCAAGCCCTCTGATAAAATGGAATTGATGAAGTACGACATGTCCGGCGGGGCCACCGTTCTGGGTGTGATGCGCGTGGTGGCTGAATTGAACCTCCCGATCCATATCGTTGCGCTTCTCCCCGCGACCGATAATATGCCAAGCGGAACGGCAGTCCACCCCGGGGACGTGGTCACGACTCTGTCCGGAAAAACGGTGGAAGTGATTAACACAGATGCCGAAGGAAGACTTTGCCTGGCAGATGCCCTTACTTATGCGGCGCGGTACAAACCGGCCGCAATCATTGACCTCGCAACCTTGACGGGTGCCTGTGTCGTGGCCCTCGGCCAACATGCCATTGGCCTGATGGGAAATGACCAAAAATTGATCTCACAGATAGAGAACGCGGGACGGGAAACCGGGGAGCGGGCCTGGCAGCTTCCGCTCTGGGAGTCTTACTTTAACCAGATTAAAAGCGATGTTGCCGACTTAAAAAACGTGGGTGGACGAGGCGGTGGAGCCATCACGGCTGGACTCTTCTTAAAGCAGTTTGTGGGGAAGACCCCCTGGGTCCATCTCGATATCGCGGGAACCGCCTGGAACCATGATGGAGGTCATCCCTATATTCCAAAAGGGGCAACCGGGATTCCCCTGCGGCTTTTGATTCAATTCCTGAGCAATCTGACTATGAAGTCTGGAGGCGTGTCGCGATGA